A section of the Marinoscillum sp. 108 genome encodes:
- a CDS encoding IPT/TIG domain-containing protein: protein MQKLQRFRTLGLICLTALAGLYLVSCGEDEGGSDPKIPVVLSFSPASGEPGDNVTITGTDLDNATAVTIGGADAAIVSNTATEIVATVPEGATTGKISVRTEGGLGQSSADFTVIVIGAVTVSGVSPVSAQVGGNVTITGTEMTTVSSVKVGDKEATIVGTTDTSVEITIPEGVSTGLNSLTIVNDGGTNTTSTEAVKFYVIKLHTDLTMTFDGEQTGTFTGSPDPEESTVYGTSDDAAVIASAQSLPAAIDGNFFQFEGFSSTAISGNYATIVQNSSALPAGTYAEFFSGATDQTIYFNLQIHVGDLPADYDGALFGLRMRFDGDDYEFVPTPAELADMGFAPNEEGWYSLSIPASAFDDDAALGTFQFTDMQRIAVAVRRDYGTGGTAGQQVTAEDGGIFYSQSFDNVSISVGGPYSFPE, encoded by the coding sequence ATGCAAAAACTACAACGCTTTAGAACTTTGGGGCTGATCTGCCTGACGGCCCTTGCCGGGCTATACCTTGTATCATGTGGAGAAGATGAGGGCGGAAGTGACCCCAAGATCCCAGTGGTACTTTCTTTCTCACCAGCCAGTGGTGAACCCGGAGACAATGTAACCATCACCGGAACTGACCTGGACAACGCTACGGCAGTAACCATAGGCGGTGCAGATGCGGCGATCGTATCGAATACTGCCACGGAGATTGTGGCCACGGTACCAGAAGGAGCGACTACAGGTAAAATCTCCGTGAGAACCGAAGGTGGATTGGGCCAGAGCAGCGCTGATTTTACAGTCATTGTGATAGGAGCCGTAACTGTATCTGGTGTCAGCCCTGTCTCCGCGCAAGTTGGAGGAAATGTAACGATCACTGGCACCGAAATGACCACCGTCTCCTCCGTGAAAGTAGGAGATAAAGAAGCCACGATAGTGGGCACCACAGACACTTCTGTGGAAATCACCATTCCTGAAGGCGTAAGTACAGGTTTGAATTCCCTAACCATAGTAAACGATGGGGGTACCAACACCACCTCAACAGAGGCTGTCAAATTTTATGTCATTAAGCTTCATACAGACCTCACCATGACTTTTGACGGAGAGCAAACAGGCACTTTCACCGGATCACCAGACCCAGAGGAATCCACCGTGTATGGTACCTCAGATGATGCCGCTGTGATAGCTTCTGCGCAGAGTCTGCCAGCAGCCATCGACGGTAACTTTTTCCAGTTTGAAGGATTCAGCAGCACCGCGATCTCAGGAAACTATGCCACCATTGTGCAAAACAGCTCAGCACTTCCTGCAGGTACGTATGCGGAATTTTTCTCAGGAGCTACAGATCAAACCATCTACTTCAATCTGCAAATCCATGTAGGTGATCTTCCGGCTGACTATGATGGAGCATTATTTGGTCTAAGAATGAGATTTGATGGAGACGACTATGAATTTGTGCCTACACCAGCCGAACTGGCAGACATGGGGTTTGCTCCGAACGAGGAAGGCTGGTATAGTCTATCTATTCCGGCTTCTGCATTTGATGATGACGCAGCTCTGGGGACCTTCCAGTTTACAGACATGCAGCGAATAGCCGTGGCTGTGAGAAGAGACTACGGTACAGGTGGCACTGCGGGCCAGCAAGTGACCGCCGAGGATGGAGGTATTTTTTACTCACAGAGTTTTGACAATGTGAGTATTTCAGTGGGGGGACCCTACAGCTTCCCTGAATAA
- a CDS encoding Rrf2 family transcriptional regulator produces the protein MSYPLSFSKSILVVIFISDKIRQGQFEFLSTQMIAEVLDIPKPTLVKIFQGLSMAGIIETREGKLGGIRLVRQPSEITILDILNATEKGKSLFQTTFHIMAEGKRPDNAQKVVRSLLMDAEDQMKQVLASRNIEEILIEMGK, from the coding sequence ATGAGTTACCCTCTTTCTTTCTCAAAATCCATTCTGGTAGTCATTTTTATTTCGGATAAAATCCGTCAGGGGCAGTTTGAGTTTTTGTCCACGCAGATGATTGCTGAAGTATTGGACATCCCCAAGCCCACACTAGTTAAAATTTTCCAGGGACTTTCTATGGCTGGAATTATCGAAACCAGGGAGGGCAAGCTAGGTGGGATCAGGCTGGTGAGGCAACCATCTGAAATAACCATTCTGGATATATTGAATGCTACGGAGAAGGGAAAGTCACTCTTTCAAACAACATTTCACATTATGGCGGAGGGTAAGCGGCCAGACAATGCGCAAAAGGTAGTGAGAAGCTTGCTCATGGATGCTGAGGATCAAATGAAGCAGGTGCTTGCCAGTCGGAACATCGAAGAGATTTTGATCGAAATGGGTAAGTAG
- a CDS encoding SdpI family protein, which yields MDTMPLEYKLVIIFIVAGILNLLLKRNRNWVLGYRSTRCLKSHDRFAYANRIFGWGLIILGLMYLGTLVYLAQGGDELTGWESAFIIVGYLALLFILIEYKLSKAFKE from the coding sequence ATGGACACAATGCCTTTGGAGTATAAGTTGGTCATTATTTTTATTGTGGCTGGTATTCTCAACCTCCTGCTTAAGCGCAACAGAAACTGGGTGCTGGGCTACAGGTCTACAAGGTGCCTCAAGAGTCACGATCGCTTCGCCTACGCCAACCGTATATTTGGATGGGGACTCATTATTCTGGGCCTGATGTATTTAGGAACACTGGTGTACCTGGCTCAGGGTGGAGATGAACTCACCGGGTGGGAGAGTGCCTTCATCATTGTTGGTTACCTGGCACTTCTTTTCATCCTCATAGAGTATAAACTATCCAAGGCTTTCAAAGAGTGA
- a CDS encoding 3D domain-containing protein produces the protein MTLIAAFRRFHLWLFLSFGLLSSAHVMAQPPRWDTLEVRASAYNSVTAQTKPNDATTAAWGDQLVPGMKAIAVSRDLIALGLTHNTRVKIEGMEGVFLVKDKMHPRWTQKIDIYMGEDIQKALIWGVRPVKIFYEVK, from the coding sequence ATGACTTTAATTGCAGCATTCCGCAGATTTCATCTCTGGTTATTCCTGAGCTTCGGACTATTGTCATCGGCCCATGTGATGGCACAGCCACCCAGGTGGGACACGCTGGAGGTGAGGGCATCAGCCTATAATTCTGTAACGGCGCAGACAAAGCCCAACGATGCCACCACAGCGGCCTGGGGAGATCAGCTGGTGCCGGGAATGAAGGCGATCGCCGTTTCCAGGGATTTGATTGCGCTGGGGCTCACCCACAATACCCGGGTGAAAATTGAGGGAATGGAAGGGGTCTTTCTGGTCAAAGACAAAATGCATCCCCGATGGACCCAAAAAATTGACATCTACATGGGGGAGGACATCCAAAAGGCCCTTATCTGGGGGGTACGTCCGGTGAAGATTTTTTACGAAGTGAAGTAA
- a CDS encoding glycoside hydrolase family 2 TIM barrel-domain containing protein: MKRQLARPIIGGVLYFLLIGSVLSQSFSDRKTNINQGWSYLENPEINVEKARNMDGWVLVDLPHTWNNLDATDLEPGYRRSASWYRKVLSFAPEKGSRYFLYFEGANNVTKVYVNGTKSGEHIGGYVGFEIEITGQLIAGKNEILVRVDNGYHPQLIPSHQSDFFIFGGITRDVWLKKTAESYLQDVTIQTPEVSAKSGSTRIVVETQSTGSTKGLEVKVEVKNPAGEIVFSKQADVQAGQAEMSFTLKDPELWGVKNPVLYTAEIQLLRGKRVVDTVEETYGYRWYEFKEHGPFFLNGERLILRGTHRHEEYAGYGAAMPNALHRQDIEDIKAMGANFVRLGHYPQDPEVYKACDELGILVWDELPWCRGGVGDEVWKENTKRLLTEMIDQNYNHPSVILWSLGNEIYWLPEFEDGDNPEKINAFLRELNDLAHALDPYRKTAVRKYYEGADIVDVFSPSIWSGWYSGTYKNYQHAIDNSLKKYPHFVHMEYGGSSHLGRHTESPVTGDGLINANEWEEPINQVQIANIAQNGDWSENYIVDLFDWHLRVSETHPDFAGNAQWAFRDFGTPLRPENDIPYINQKGLVDRAGNPKDAYYVFKSYWSEEPFAYIESHTWTERSGPAGVARNISVFSNADSVELFISGQSLGMKTRDITQFPACGLNWDVLFPAGDSEFRAVAYIGGKSVAEDTLTVNYTYEKSGIPEALELSYKLLENGNYLITATAVDSKQGRCLDYEERVYFQCLTGGTLVEHMGTPTGSSSIKMANGKAAIEVMPEKDTREFIMTVLNQNFKGTFLKVPINVTP; this comes from the coding sequence ATGAAAAGACAGTTAGCAAGGCCGATAATAGGCGGGGTGTTATATTTCCTGTTGATTGGATCAGTTCTCAGCCAATCATTTTCGGATCGTAAAACCAATATCAACCAGGGCTGGTCCTACCTGGAGAATCCGGAAATCAACGTGGAAAAGGCACGTAACATGGATGGGTGGGTCTTAGTAGACCTGCCACACACCTGGAATAATCTGGATGCCACGGATCTGGAACCCGGCTACAGACGCAGTGCGAGCTGGTATCGCAAAGTCCTCAGCTTCGCTCCAGAGAAGGGGAGCAGGTACTTTCTCTACTTCGAAGGGGCCAATAATGTCACGAAGGTATACGTCAATGGCACCAAATCTGGTGAGCATATCGGCGGATATGTGGGTTTCGAAATCGAGATCACAGGACAGCTGATCGCTGGAAAAAATGAGATACTCGTGCGGGTAGACAATGGCTATCACCCTCAGTTGATCCCGTCTCACCAATCAGACTTCTTCATTTTTGGGGGTATTACACGAGATGTTTGGCTCAAGAAAACAGCCGAATCTTATCTTCAGGATGTCACCATCCAAACACCGGAGGTGAGCGCTAAATCAGGCAGCACACGGATCGTTGTGGAGACTCAATCCACAGGAAGCACCAAAGGGTTGGAGGTAAAGGTGGAGGTGAAAAATCCGGCAGGAGAGATTGTATTTAGCAAACAAGCGGATGTGCAGGCCGGACAGGCGGAGATGAGTTTCACATTGAAGGACCCTGAGCTGTGGGGGGTGAAAAACCCTGTGTTGTATACCGCTGAAATACAGCTGCTGCGGGGCAAGAGGGTCGTTGATACCGTGGAGGAGACCTATGGTTATCGCTGGTATGAGTTTAAGGAGCACGGCCCCTTTTTCCTCAACGGCGAGCGGTTGATTCTGAGAGGGACACACCGCCACGAGGAGTATGCCGGATATGGAGCGGCCATGCCCAATGCACTGCATCGCCAGGACATAGAAGACATTAAAGCCATGGGTGCCAATTTTGTGCGGCTGGGTCACTATCCACAGGATCCCGAGGTTTACAAAGCTTGTGATGAGCTGGGTATTTTAGTCTGGGATGAGCTGCCATGGTGCCGGGGAGGCGTGGGTGATGAGGTTTGGAAGGAGAATACCAAAAGGCTTTTGACAGAAATGATTGATCAGAATTACAATCATCCAAGTGTGATCCTATGGTCATTGGGGAATGAGATCTACTGGCTGCCTGAGTTTGAAGATGGAGATAATCCCGAAAAGATCAATGCCTTTTTGCGGGAGCTCAATGACCTGGCCCATGCTCTTGATCCTTATCGGAAAACCGCGGTGCGCAAGTACTATGAAGGCGCCGATATTGTGGATGTTTTTAGTCCCTCCATCTGGTCGGGGTGGTACTCTGGTACCTATAAAAACTATCAGCACGCCATTGATAACTCACTGAAAAAGTATCCGCATTTTGTACACATGGAATACGGCGGATCCAGCCACCTGGGCAGGCATACCGAAAGTCCGGTGACCGGGGATGGGCTGATCAATGCCAATGAATGGGAGGAGCCCATCAATCAGGTGCAGATTGCTAACATCGCTCAAAATGGCGACTGGAGTGAAAACTACATTGTAGACTTGTTTGATTGGCACCTGAGGGTATCTGAGACGCACCCTGATTTTGCAGGTAATGCACAATGGGCCTTTCGAGATTTTGGTACCCCCTTGCGCCCGGAAAATGACATCCCCTATATCAATCAAAAAGGCTTGGTGGATCGGGCAGGCAATCCCAAGGATGCCTACTATGTCTTTAAGAGCTACTGGTCGGAGGAGCCTTTTGCCTACATAGAATCTCACACCTGGACAGAGCGATCCGGCCCGGCGGGAGTGGCGCGCAATATCAGTGTTTTTAGCAACGCCGATAGCGTGGAACTCTTCATCAGTGGGCAGAGCCTGGGAATGAAAACGCGTGATATCACGCAGTTTCCCGCTTGTGGACTCAACTGGGACGTGTTGTTCCCTGCGGGTGATAGCGAGTTCAGAGCAGTGGCTTACATTGGCGGCAAATCAGTTGCCGAAGATACCCTCACAGTAAATTATACTTATGAGAAGTCAGGCATCCCGGAGGCTCTGGAGTTGTCATATAAGCTTTTGGAAAATGGGAATTACCTGATCACAGCCACGGCGGTAGACAGTAAGCAGGGCAGGTGCCTGGATTACGAAGAAAGGGTCTATTTTCAATGCCTGACCGGAGGCACGTTGGTAGAACATATGGGCACACCCACCGGTAGTTCTTCTATCAAAATGGCGAATGGAAAAGCGGCCATTGAAGTGATGCCAGAGAAGGACACCAGGGAGTTTATTATGACCGTGCTCAATCAAAATTTTAAAGGCACCTTTCTCAAGGTACCCATTAATGTGACCCCTTAA
- a CDS encoding glycoside hydrolase family 88 protein translates to MNRILLMCGLVGMWMSACNQGGAQPEDTDVENTPTTVSDSGLSARIANLLDYPATAGSFPRSLEPNGQIRGVASRDWTSGFYPGVLWYAYEYTGNEAYKKLAQEWTALVEDQKTNAGTHDMGFKINCSFGNGYRITNDPKYREIMVESAKTLSTRFNPVVGCTRSWDFNKDVWTFPVIIDNMMNLELLFLATEFTGDSSYYRMAREHAITTMENHFREDNSSWHVVDYDPQTGAVRGKQTHQGYSDESSWARGQAWGLYGYTMVYRFTGEAQFLDQARKIYTYMMDHPSLPEDLIPYWDYNDPSTGKPRDVSAASVTASALYELSTYVSDPKMIEQADAILEVLQSEAYLEDGTNNMFILTHSTGNMPKDDEVDVPLIYADYYFMEALLRQKELK, encoded by the coding sequence ATGAATAGGATATTGTTAATGTGCGGATTGGTAGGGATGTGGATGAGTGCGTGTAATCAAGGGGGTGCGCAGCCAGAGGATACAGACGTGGAGAACACCCCAACAACAGTTAGCGATTCGGGCCTGAGTGCCCGAATCGCTAACCTGCTTGATTATCCGGCAACAGCCGGTAGTTTTCCAAGAAGCCTGGAGCCCAATGGTCAAATACGTGGGGTAGCCTCACGCGACTGGACCAGTGGGTTTTACCCGGGCGTGCTTTGGTATGCCTATGAGTACACTGGTAATGAGGCTTATAAAAAGCTGGCTCAGGAATGGACGGCTCTGGTAGAAGATCAGAAAACCAATGCAGGTACCCATGATATGGGTTTCAAAATCAATTGCAGCTTTGGCAATGGCTATCGGATCACGAATGACCCAAAGTATAGGGAGATCATGGTCGAAAGTGCAAAGACCCTCAGCACCCGATTCAATCCGGTGGTGGGCTGTACCCGATCATGGGATTTCAATAAAGATGTCTGGACTTTTCCGGTCATCATCGACAACATGATGAATTTGGAACTGCTCTTTTTGGCCACAGAATTTACTGGAGACTCCAGCTATTATCGAATGGCACGCGAGCATGCCATCACCACCATGGAGAATCACTTCAGAGAGGATAACAGCTCATGGCATGTGGTGGATTATGATCCACAGACCGGCGCAGTTCGGGGTAAGCAGACCCATCAGGGGTATTCCGATGAATCCTCGTGGGCTCGTGGGCAAGCCTGGGGATTGTATGGCTATACCATGGTCTACCGTTTCACTGGGGAGGCTCAGTTTTTGGATCAGGCCCGAAAGATTTATACCTACATGATGGATCATCCCAGTCTGCCGGAAGACCTCATTCCCTACTGGGATTATAACGACCCTTCCACGGGCAAGCCCAGAGATGTTTCTGCAGCCAGTGTGACGGCTTCAGCACTTTATGAGCTGAGTACTTATGTGTCTGATCCGAAAATGATCGAACAGGCCGATGCCATTCTGGAAGTCTTGCAATCAGAGGCTTACCTGGAAGACGGAACCAATAATATGTTTATTCTGACACACAGTACAGGAAATATGCCCAAGGATGACGAGGTGGATGTGCCTCTGATCTATGCGGATTACTATTTTATGGAGGCGTTGCTCAGACAAAAAGAATTGAAATAG
- a CDS encoding RagB/SusD family nutrient uptake outer membrane protein, translated as MKRSYILSAFFALGMLFAFSCDDLEEEPVGLLSPEGFFKTPADVQIGLNGGYSAIEHEAFWGRKLFLTLILRGDMVSIGDQTTAARRIEVDKMNMSSNNGMVSEFWPKGYEALAAINYALEGAKSVDAPEEELNAVVAEGRFLRAFIHYHFVRLFGEIPYIDVAFSDPALAYTLPQNPVADTYAGIIADLEFAKEWLPDAPALRSRPGKGTAAGLLASVHLTLENWNDAYDEAKWVIDNSGSFQYALEGEFADLFDPSIGAPSNELLFEIDFSGNDAAGAIGGSNPSTDYLASVTGPRKDERFGMGEGWSVAVPTLAVYDTWDSRDYRKAVSFDTLMTYLGEDTPYTEWGSIPLNVARPHIAKYYRSLGVSGAPSGLNGRDSEIDQPVMRYAEVLLIAAEALNEKNSGPNAEAEGYVNQVRSRARRELDGDPSNDRAFPANIASGMSQADFRTAVLEERRLELAFEGGRWYDIQRRKMAETAFGAGGLEQQAFNPARDYYLPKYQNDVDKNENLTQNLNY; from the coding sequence ATGAAAAGATCATATATATTATCAGCATTTTTTGCACTGGGTATGTTGTTCGCATTTTCCTGCGACGACCTGGAGGAAGAGCCTGTGGGGCTGTTGTCTCCTGAGGGCTTTTTCAAGACACCGGCAGACGTACAGATAGGCCTCAACGGCGGCTATTCAGCCATAGAGCACGAGGCATTCTGGGGTCGCAAGCTTTTCCTCACGCTTATCCTCAGAGGGGATATGGTTAGCATTGGCGATCAGACTACTGCAGCTCGTAGAATCGAAGTGGACAAAATGAACATGAGTTCAAATAATGGAATGGTGAGTGAGTTTTGGCCGAAAGGTTATGAAGCACTTGCAGCCATTAACTATGCCCTGGAGGGAGCCAAAAGTGTGGATGCGCCCGAGGAGGAACTCAATGCTGTGGTGGCAGAGGGTCGCTTTTTGAGGGCCTTCATCCATTATCACTTTGTGCGCCTGTTTGGAGAGATTCCTTATATAGATGTGGCTTTTTCAGATCCGGCTTTGGCGTATACACTGCCTCAAAACCCTGTGGCAGATACCTATGCTGGCATTATTGCGGATCTGGAGTTTGCCAAAGAGTGGCTGCCAGATGCACCGGCATTGCGCTCCAGACCTGGCAAGGGTACGGCAGCAGGTTTGCTGGCCTCAGTACACCTTACGTTGGAAAACTGGAACGATGCGTATGACGAAGCAAAATGGGTGATAGACAATAGCGGTTCATTTCAGTACGCACTGGAGGGTGAGTTCGCAGATTTGTTTGATCCATCTATAGGTGCGCCATCTAATGAACTTTTGTTTGAGATCGATTTTTCGGGTAACGATGCTGCCGGAGCCATTGGTGGATCCAATCCTTCCACGGATTATCTGGCGTCTGTCACAGGGCCACGTAAAGACGAGCGCTTTGGCATGGGCGAAGGCTGGAGTGTAGCAGTGCCTACCTTGGCAGTGTATGATACCTGGGATTCCAGAGACTACAGAAAAGCGGTAAGCTTTGACACCCTGATGACTTACCTTGGAGAGGATACTCCATACACCGAGTGGGGAAGTATCCCATTGAATGTGGCACGTCCTCACATTGCCAAGTATTACAGATCCCTTGGAGTATCAGGCGCACCTTCGGGCCTCAATGGCCGCGATTCGGAAATTGATCAGCCTGTAATGAGGTATGCTGAAGTCTTATTGATCGCTGCAGAGGCCTTAAATGAGAAAAATTCGGGCCCCAATGCAGAAGCTGAAGGCTACGTGAATCAGGTGAGGTCCAGAGCCCGAAGGGAGTTGGATGGAGATCCGAGCAATGATCGGGCATTTCCGGCCAATATCGCCTCAGGGATGAGTCAGGCGGATTTCCGCACCGCAGTACTGGAAGAGCGTCGCCTGGAGCTTGCTTTTGAAGGAGGCAGATGGTACGACATTCAGAGAAGAAAAATGGCCGAGACGGCATTTGGTGCAGGAGGACTGGAGCAGCAGGCATTTAACCCTGCGCGTGACTACTACCTGCCGAAGTATCAGAACGACGTAGATAAGAACGAAAATCTTACTCAGAACCTCAATTACTAA
- a CDS encoding TonB-dependent receptor yields MRMIFTLNKYYKTLLSVVLMSVTSWAIAQERTVNGTVTSAEDGTGLPGVSVLIDGTQSGTITDIEGNYSLTVPNDNSSLIFSFIGFEQQKINVAGRSTVSVELAVDLMSLDEVVVVGYGAVRKSDLTGSVSSVKAAEINAFPALSAVQTLQGRAAGVQISSNNGGQPGTNYSIRVRGVSSINSSSEPIRVVDGFVGAEMPPPQDIESIEILKDASATAIYGSRGSNGVILITTKKGSSGQIKVDFNSSYSFQNTTNKLELLDGPEFASYIQNFSPNYEYLGSNTDWQDEIYRQGMIANNQLSVSGGTDNVRYYLSGTYFDQDGVVIGSEYNRYSLNANMDVKANEYLKFGLNLYGRRSKDMGIRTQEGSGGSGQAGVVGAAMRFNPDLGIYNEDGSYTVAQVGDQIDNPYAMATEYDRERITDRFQSNTFAELDITEWLSFKTTLGIGVTNWRDGEFWPTTLIRGAGSDGLASISAQKQTSLLSENYFTIHKDFGQHRILWVNGYSYQKNSTESWGASSSGFINNAGRFWALNQGSTPSTPSSGYSQSSIKSFYTRLNYTIMDRYTFTFTGRRDGASNFAANKKWGFFPSAAFAWDVKGESFLKSVDVIDQLKMRVSYGSVGNQAIGPYQSLATLSVRNPHIAGTNALGVGSLANNVLSWETTDQFDVGADIGLVKGRVNLTVDYYNKQTKDLLFNRPLPSYIGVGSQWQNIGVLENKGFEFSVNTKNLVGKIQWESNFNISANRNKIVELADSVQIYGASPGHMLLGSSQLLLEGESIGVFYGYEYQGIYQNGDTFLPGSGFEQEAGGEKFADVSEDGELSNDDRKIIGNPHPDFIWAFGNTVSYKNFDLNVFFQGSHGNDMLSYTQMELETLSGKANASKIALRAWTPENPNTDIPKASSGRTYKVSSRWVYDASYVRLKNIALGYTFPTALLNGLHIRSLRIYASAQNLLTITDYPGLDPEVNYQNSSRNIGLDYASYPNVRTYTFGINLGL; encoded by the coding sequence ATGAGAATGATTTTTACTTTGAACAAATACTATAAGACCCTGCTGTCTGTAGTATTAATGAGTGTGACATCCTGGGCGATCGCTCAGGAGCGGACAGTGAATGGTACGGTGACTTCTGCCGAAGATGGTACCGGTTTGCCCGGTGTGTCTGTGCTGATAGATGGCACCCAGAGTGGTACCATTACAGACATAGAAGGTAACTATAGTCTGACCGTACCGAACGATAATTCGTCACTGATTTTTAGCTTCATAGGATTTGAGCAGCAAAAGATCAACGTAGCCGGACGTAGTACTGTGAGTGTGGAGTTGGCCGTGGACCTGATGTCCTTGGATGAGGTGGTCGTAGTTGGATATGGTGCTGTGAGGAAGAGTGATCTTACGGGTTCGGTCTCTTCTGTCAAGGCAGCGGAGATCAATGCTTTCCCGGCATTATCTGCTGTGCAGACGCTGCAGGGGCGTGCTGCCGGAGTGCAGATATCTTCCAACAACGGAGGTCAGCCAGGGACCAACTATAGCATCAGGGTGCGGGGAGTGAGTTCTATCAACTCTTCCAGTGAGCCTATTCGCGTGGTAGATGGTTTCGTGGGCGCGGAGATGCCTCCGCCACAGGACATTGAGTCTATTGAAATACTGAAAGATGCTTCGGCTACCGCCATTTATGGTTCCAGAGGATCCAATGGGGTAATACTCATCACTACCAAAAAAGGAAGCAGCGGCCAGATCAAGGTTGATTTCAATAGTTCTTATTCTTTTCAGAATACGACCAACAAACTCGAGCTTTTGGACGGACCGGAATTTGCTTCTTACATTCAGAATTTCTCACCCAATTATGAGTATTTGGGCTCAAACACTGACTGGCAGGACGAAATCTATCGTCAGGGAATGATTGCAAACAATCAGCTGTCGGTGAGTGGTGGCACAGATAACGTGCGATACTACCTGTCAGGTACCTACTTCGATCAGGATGGTGTGGTCATTGGGTCTGAGTACAACAGATACTCTCTCAATGCCAACATGGATGTGAAGGCCAATGAATACCTAAAGTTTGGTTTGAACCTCTACGGTCGCCGTAGCAAAGACATGGGGATTCGTACTCAGGAAGGCAGTGGCGGATCGGGCCAGGCCGGTGTAGTGGGTGCAGCGATGCGTTTCAACCCCGATCTGGGTATTTACAATGAAGATGGCTCCTATACGGTAGCTCAGGTGGGTGATCAGATAGACAACCCATATGCCATGGCCACAGAATATGATCGTGAGCGCATTACAGACAGATTTCAGTCTAACACTTTTGCAGAGCTGGATATCACAGAGTGGTTATCATTCAAAACCACCCTCGGTATAGGCGTGACCAACTGGCGTGATGGGGAGTTTTGGCCTACCACACTTATTCGTGGAGCAGGCTCGGATGGTCTGGCATCCATCAGTGCACAGAAACAAACTTCCCTTTTGAGTGAAAACTACTTCACCATTCACAAGGATTTTGGACAGCATCGCATCCTTTGGGTCAATGGTTATTCTTATCAGAAAAACAGCACCGAGTCATGGGGCGCTTCTTCTTCTGGCTTTATCAATAATGCCGGGCGCTTCTGGGCTTTGAATCAGGGGTCTACTCCAAGTACTCCTTCATCTGGTTATTCTCAGTCGTCCATTAAGTCCTTCTATACCCGACTGAACTATACCATCATGGATCGCTACACCTTCACCTTCACAGGCAGAAGAGACGGGGCGTCCAATTTTGCAGCCAACAAAAAATGGGGATTTTTCCCTTCAGCGGCCTTCGCCTGGGATGTCAAGGGAGAGTCTTTCCTGAAATCTGTGGATGTGATCGATCAGCTGAAAATGCGCGTGAGCTATGGTTCTGTAGGAAACCAGGCCATCGGACCTTACCAGTCGTTGGCCACCTTGTCTGTACGCAACCCACACATCGCTGGCACCAATGCCCTCGGAGTAGGGTCACTTGCCAACAATGTGTTGAGCTGGGAAACCACCGATCAGTTTGATGTCGGTGCGGATATTGGACTGGTCAAGGGCCGTGTGAATCTTACAGTGGACTACTACAACAAGCAGACTAAAGACCTTTTGTTCAACAGGCCGCTGCCTAGCTACATAGGCGTGGGCTCGCAGTGGCAAAACATTGGAGTACTGGAAAACAAAGGATTTGAATTCTCTGTGAATACTAAAAACCTGGTGGGAAAAATACAGTGGGAATCCAACTTCAATATTTCGGCTAATAGAAATAAGATAGTGGAGCTGGCAGACTCAGTGCAGATCTACGGTGCCTCACCCGGCCATATGTTGTTGGGTAGCTCACAGCTCCTGCTGGAGGGAGAGTCCATTGGTGTTTTCTACGGGTACGAGTACCAGGGAATCTATCAGAATGGTGACACCTTTTTGCCGGGTTCTGGTTTTGAGCAAGAGGCTGGTGGTGAGAAGTTTGCAGACGTGAGCGAAGATGGCGAGCTGAGCAACGATGACCGTAAAATCATAGGTAATCCTCATCCTGATTTTATCTGGGCTTTTGGCAACACCGTGAGTTACAAAAACTTTGACCTGAATGTTTTCTTTCAGGGTTCACATGGCAATGACATGCTCAGCTATACGCAAATGGAGTTGGAGACCCTTTCGGGAAAAGCCAATGCATCTAAGATTGCATTGCGAGCCTGGACACCTGAAAATCCCAACACTGACATTCCCAAAGCTTCAAGCGGCAGGACCTACAAAGTATCTTCCCGATGGGTGTATGATGCCAGCTATGTCAGGTTGAAGAACATCGCATTGGGCTATACTTTCCCTACAGCATTGCTGAACGGCTTGCACATCAGGTCATTGCGGATTTATGCCAGTGCTCAGAACCTCCTGACCATTACGGACTATCCTGGACTGGATCCTGAAGTGAACTATCAGAATAGCAGCAGAAATATTGGGCTGGATTACGCCAGTTATCCCAATGTTCGCACCTATACTTTCGGCATCAATCTGGGACTATAA